In Synechococcus sp. RS9909, one genomic interval encodes:
- the uvrA gene encoding excinuclease ABC subunit UvrA, giving the protein MGRPAPKPKDLSNAAGPINLSGGSLEDVIRVRGARQHNLKNVDVTIPRNKLVVFTGVSGSGKSSLAFDTIFAEGQRRYVESLSAYARQFLGQVDKPDVDAIEGLSPAISIDQKSTSHNPRSTVGTVTEIQDYLRLLFGRAGEPHCPQCDRPIRPQTIDEMVDQILTLPEGTRYQLLAPVVRGKKGTHTKLISGLAAEGFARVRINGEVRELADNIELDKNHSHSIDVVVDRLVARDGIQERLTDSLRTALKRGDGLAVVEVVPKKDEALPEGVERERLYSENFACPEHGAVFEELSPRLFSFNSPYGACEDCHGIGHLRKFTPERVVPDPSLPVYAAVAPWAEKDNSYYFSLLYSVGEAFGFEIKTPWNQLTDDQRDVLLNGSREPILIQADSRYRKSAGYQRPFEGILPILERQLRDASGESQRQKLEKFLELVPCATCAGQRLRPEALAVRVGPFRITELTAVSVGQTLERIERLMGVGAAEGAEPLLTSRQIQIGDLVLREIRMRLRFLLDVGLDYLSLDRPAMTLSGGEAQRIRLATQIGAGLTGVLYVLDEPSIGLHQRDNDRLLATLERLRDLGNTLVVVEHDEDTIRAADHLVDIGPGAGVHGGHIVAEGSLDDLLTAEQSLTGAYLSGRRSIPTPPERRNAGSRSLKLLDCARNNLKNLSVEFPLGRLVSVTGVSGSGKSTLVNELLHPALEHGLGHKVPFPAGLAELRGLKSIDKVIVIDQSPIGRTPRSNPATYTGAFDPIRQVFAATVEAKARGYQVGQFSFNVKGGRCEACRGQGVNVIEMNFLPDVYVQCDVCKGARFNRETLQVTYKGHTIADVLEMTVEQAADVFSAIPQAADRLRTLVDVGLGYVKLGQPAPTLSGGEAQRVKLATELSRRATGKTLYLIDEPTTGLSFYDVHKLMDVMQRLVDKGNSIICIEHNLDVIRCSDWIIDLGPEGGDKGGQIVATGTPEEVAAHPTSHTGRYLRKVLEQHPAPQLAAA; this is encoded by the coding sequence ATGGGGCGCCCCGCTCCCAAGCCGAAGGATCTGTCGAATGCGGCGGGCCCGATCAATCTCAGCGGTGGTTCGCTCGAGGATGTGATCCGCGTGCGTGGAGCGCGTCAGCACAACCTCAAGAACGTCGACGTCACCATTCCCCGCAACAAGCTGGTGGTGTTCACCGGCGTGAGTGGCAGCGGCAAGAGTTCCCTGGCGTTTGACACGATCTTTGCCGAGGGTCAGCGCCGTTATGTGGAGAGCCTGTCGGCCTATGCCCGTCAGTTTCTCGGTCAGGTCGACAAGCCGGATGTGGATGCGATCGAGGGGCTCTCACCGGCGATCTCGATCGATCAGAAATCCACCAGCCATAACCCCCGCTCCACCGTCGGCACGGTCACGGAGATCCAGGACTATCTGCGGCTGCTGTTCGGCCGCGCCGGTGAACCCCATTGCCCCCAATGTGATCGCCCGATCCGACCTCAGACCATCGACGAGATGGTGGATCAGATCCTCACCCTGCCGGAGGGCACCCGTTATCAGTTGCTCGCACCCGTGGTGCGCGGCAAAAAAGGCACCCACACCAAATTGATCAGTGGCCTGGCGGCCGAGGGGTTTGCCCGGGTGCGCATCAATGGTGAGGTGCGTGAGCTCGCCGACAACATCGAGCTCGATAAAAACCATTCCCACAGCATCGATGTTGTGGTGGATCGCCTGGTGGCCCGTGACGGCATTCAGGAACGTCTCACCGATTCCCTGCGCACCGCTCTCAAGCGCGGCGATGGCCTCGCCGTGGTGGAGGTGGTGCCGAAAAAGGATGAGGCGTTGCCGGAGGGGGTCGAGCGGGAACGGTTGTATTCCGAGAATTTCGCCTGCCCCGAACATGGCGCTGTGTTCGAGGAACTGTCACCTCGCCTTTTTTCCTTCAACAGCCCTTACGGAGCTTGTGAGGACTGCCATGGCATCGGCCATCTGCGCAAGTTCACGCCTGAACGGGTGGTGCCCGACCCCTCGCTTCCGGTGTATGCCGCCGTTGCCCCCTGGGCGGAGAAGGACAACAGCTACTACTTTTCCCTGCTCTATTCGGTAGGCGAGGCCTTCGGCTTTGAGATCAAAACCCCCTGGAACCAGCTCACTGATGACCAGCGGGATGTGTTGCTCAACGGCAGCCGTGAGCCGATCCTGATCCAGGCCGACAGTCGCTATCGCAAGAGCGCCGGTTATCAGCGGCCGTTTGAAGGCATCCTGCCGATTCTTGAGCGTCAACTGCGCGATGCCAGTGGTGAATCGCAGCGCCAGAAACTGGAGAAGTTTCTTGAGCTCGTCCCCTGCGCCACCTGTGCCGGGCAGCGGCTCCGCCCGGAAGCGCTGGCGGTGCGCGTGGGTCCGTTTCGGATCACGGAACTGACCGCCGTGAGCGTGGGGCAGACCCTGGAGCGGATCGAGCGTCTGATGGGCGTGGGTGCTGCGGAGGGGGCGGAGCCCCTGCTGACGTCGCGCCAGATTCAGATCGGTGATCTCGTGCTGCGGGAGATCCGCATGCGTCTGAGGTTCCTCCTTGATGTGGGGCTCGACTACCTGAGCCTGGATCGACCGGCGATGACCCTGTCCGGCGGTGAAGCGCAGCGCATTCGCCTGGCCACGCAGATCGGTGCCGGACTCACCGGTGTGCTGTATGTGCTCGATGAACCGAGCATCGGCCTCCACCAGCGCGACAACGATCGTCTGCTCGCCACCCTGGAGCGGCTGCGGGATCTGGGGAACACCCTGGTGGTGGTGGAACACGATGAAGACACCATCCGCGCGGCCGACCATCTGGTGGACATCGGCCCCGGAGCCGGCGTGCATGGCGGCCACATCGTGGCGGAGGGGTCGCTCGACGATCTGCTGACCGCGGAGCAGTCCCTCACGGGCGCCTATCTCAGTGGTCGCCGTTCCATTCCCACGCCGCCGGAGCGGCGCAACGCCGGCAGTCGCAGTCTCAAACTGCTCGATTGCGCCCGCAACAACCTTAAGAATCTGAGCGTGGAGTTTCCGCTGGGGCGGCTGGTGTCGGTCACCGGGGTCAGCGGCAGCGGCAAGAGCACCCTGGTGAACGAGTTGCTCCATCCCGCCCTGGAACATGGCCTCGGCCACAAGGTGCCGTTCCCGGCCGGTCTCGCCGAGCTGCGGGGTCTGAAGTCGATCGACAAGGTGATCGTGATCGACCAGTCACCGATCGGTCGCACGCCCCGTTCCAATCCCGCCACCTACACCGGCGCTTTTGATCCGATCCGTCAGGTGTTTGCCGCCACCGTGGAAGCCAAGGCGCGGGGGTACCAGGTGGGTCAGTTCAGTTTCAACGTCAAGGGAGGCCGTTGTGAGGCCTGCCGCGGTCAGGGCGTGAACGTGATCGAGATGAATTTCCTTCCCGATGTGTATGTGCAGTGTGATGTCTGCAAGGGCGCCCGTTTCAATCGGGAGACGCTTCAGGTGACCTACAAGGGTCACACCATCGCCGACGTGCTTGAGATGACCGTCGAGCAGGCGGCTGATGTGTTCTCAGCGATTCCCCAGGCGGCGGATCGGCTGCGCACGCTGGTGGATGTGGGCCTGGGCTACGTGAAGCTGGGGCAGCCGGCTCCCACCCTCTCCGGCGGCGAAGCGCAGCGGGTGAAGCTGGCCACGGAGTTGTCACGCCGGGCCACCGGAAAAACGCTCTATCTGATCGATGAACCCACCACGGGCCTCAGTTTTTATGACGTGCACAAGCTGATGGATGTGATGCAGCGCTTGGTTGATAAGGGCAATTCGATCATCTGCATTGAGCACAATCTCGATGTGATCCGTTGTTCCGACTGGATCATTGATCTGGGTCCGGAAGGGGGCGACAAGGGCGGGCAGATCGTCGCCACCGGCACGCCGGAAGAGGTGGCGGCACATCCCACGTCTCACACGGGGCGCTATCTACGCAAGGTGCTTGAGCAGCACCCCGCCCCGCAGCTCGCCGCCGCCTGA
- a CDS encoding AarF/ABC1/UbiB kinase family protein: protein MAYDPAAITRIYAGHPQRLIRRLWQTLVPIGLLLLGIGSDWVLGLLRTPERARRRARECAELLVDLGPAFIKAGQALSTRPDIVPPVLLEELAQLQDQLPGFSSDLAMACIEEDLGAPVHAHFHSLEREPISAASLGQVHRGVLKGGQLVAVKVQRPGLREQITLDLYIVRNIAAWLNRNIGLIRSDLVALIDELGQRVFEEMDYLNEAANAERFRELHRNNPRIAVPAIYRAATSRRVLTMEWIDGVKLTNLEAVRAMGIDPDDMVEVGVNCSLQQLLEHGFFHADPHPGNLLALEDGRLCYLDFGMMSEVSRESRTGLIQAVVHLVNRNFNKLSKDFVTLGFLSEDVNLEPIVPAFESVFSQALEMGVNRMDFKSVTDDMSGVMYRFPFRVPPYYALIIRSLVTLEGIALSVDPDFKILGAAYPYFARRLMEDPDPQLRQSLKEMLFDGDAFRWTRLENLVASAASQAQLDLDTLLDQVLDFLFSPNGGMLRNQLVEAVVDRLDALGWFTMLRISRQLPRRLQPPGLIASTSWQAADDEMLDLEPIRQLVAVLQQLPGFRPELVLRRLPRLLREPGARTMGLSVAKGLAERGVVRLVRVAAGVPA from the coding sequence ATGGCCTACGACCCAGCAGCGATCACCCGGATCTACGCCGGTCACCCCCAGCGGTTGATCCGACGCCTCTGGCAGACCCTGGTGCCGATCGGTCTGCTGCTGCTGGGCATCGGCAGCGACTGGGTGCTGGGCCTGCTGAGGACGCCGGAACGGGCCCGACGCCGAGCGCGGGAATGCGCCGAACTGCTGGTGGACCTCGGGCCAGCGTTCATCAAAGCGGGGCAGGCACTCTCCACCCGGCCCGACATCGTTCCGCCTGTGCTGCTCGAGGAACTGGCGCAACTGCAGGACCAACTGCCCGGCTTCTCCAGCGACCTGGCGATGGCCTGCATCGAAGAGGATCTGGGGGCGCCCGTGCACGCACACTTCCACTCGCTGGAGCGCGAGCCGATCTCTGCAGCCTCCCTGGGTCAGGTGCACCGAGGTGTGCTGAAAGGCGGTCAGCTCGTGGCTGTGAAGGTGCAGCGGCCGGGGCTGCGGGAACAGATCACGCTCGATCTCTACATCGTGCGCAACATCGCCGCCTGGTTGAACCGCAACATCGGCCTGATTCGCAGCGACCTTGTGGCCCTGATCGATGAACTGGGGCAACGGGTGTTCGAAGAGATGGACTATCTCAACGAAGCTGCCAATGCTGAACGGTTCCGGGAACTGCACCGCAACAACCCCCGCATTGCCGTACCGGCGATTTATCGAGCCGCCACCAGTCGGCGGGTGCTGACGATGGAATGGATCGACGGTGTGAAACTCACCAACCTGGAGGCGGTGCGGGCCATGGGCATCGATCCCGACGACATGGTGGAGGTGGGTGTGAACTGCAGCCTGCAGCAGCTGCTGGAACACGGCTTCTTTCACGCCGATCCCCACCCGGGCAACCTGCTGGCCCTCGAGGACGGGAGGCTCTGTTACCTCGATTTCGGGATGATGAGTGAGGTGAGCCGGGAGTCACGCACGGGCCTGATCCAGGCGGTGGTGCATCTGGTGAACCGCAATTTCAACAAACTCTCCAAGGATTTCGTCACCCTCGGCTTCCTGTCCGAAGACGTGAATCTCGAACCGATCGTCCCCGCCTTCGAGAGCGTGTTCAGTCAGGCCCTGGAGATGGGGGTGAATCGGATGGACTTCAAGAGCGTCACCGATGACATGTCGGGGGTGATGTATCGCTTTCCCTTCCGGGTGCCGCCGTACTACGCGCTGATCATCCGCTCCCTGGTGACCCTGGAGGGGATCGCCCTGAGCGTGGATCCCGACTTCAAAATCCTCGGTGCGGCCTACCCCTACTTCGCCCGTCGCCTGATGGAGGATCCCGATCCGCAACTCCGCCAGAGCCTCAAGGAGATGCTGTTTGACGGTGACGCCTTCCGCTGGACCCGCCTGGAGAACCTGGTGGCCAGCGCAGCCAGTCAGGCCCAGCTGGACCTCGACACCCTGCTCGACCAGGTGCTCGATTTCCTCTTCTCTCCTAACGGGGGCATGCTGCGCAATCAATTGGTGGAGGCGGTGGTCGACCGCCTCGATGCCCTCGGCTGGTTCACGATGCTTCGAATCAGCCGGCAGCTGCCGCGGCGCCTGCAACCACCGGGCCTGATCGCATCAACCTCCTGGCAAGCGGCCGACGACGAGATGCTCGATCTCGAACCGATCCGTCAACTGGTCGCCGTGCTGCAGCAATTGCCGGGATTCCGCCCGGAGCTGGTGCTGCGACGCCTGCCCCGTCTGCTGCGTGAACCTGGAGCTCGCACCATGGGCCTGAGTGTGGCCAAGGGACTGGCCGAACGAGGAGTTGTCCGCCTCGTGCGCGTCGCCGCTGGTGTTCCTGCCTAG
- the recN gene encoding DNA repair protein RecN — MLTGLRLQNIALIDSLELDFEQGFTVLTGETGAGKSILLDALDAVLGGLQGTAAQRLIRRDGDRAGIEARFTVQAALRAWLAAHELPLDDDQELVVSRDWRRQDDRLSSRFRVNGVVINRQQVLSLRPLLIDLTVQGQSQQLSRPGLQRRWLDRLGGPELEELLQRVRQHWQQWRLCSERLEQARADHQRLQHDWGERQELLAELEAAALEDPLEIQALTAEQDRLVHGVRLQEGLAELVGRLQDGADQAPSAVDHLVACCHELQQMVALDGSLQPLAERCLDLEATVRDLIRDLETYAAALESDPGRLHALQDRLALLKRLERRHGQDLSGLCELRDALREQLEPGGADGAVQALELEEHQARLQRDQSNGVLTERRHRVARQLEQDLLAHLRPMGLANVRFQVAVHPSEPGEAGADAVAFLFSANPGQPLAPLGEVASGGEMSRFLLALKTCLAAVDGSSTLLFDEIDTGVSGRVSGAMADLLRTLSRHRQVFCVTHQPLVAAAADHHFRVSKAVENGETRSRVSHLRDTQARQQELAELAGGDLGEARAYAASLLEQRAA; from the coding sequence GTGCTGACCGGGCTTCGACTGCAGAACATTGCCCTGATCGACAGTCTGGAGCTCGATTTCGAGCAGGGCTTCACCGTGCTCACCGGAGAGACCGGCGCCGGCAAGTCGATCCTGCTCGATGCGTTGGATGCCGTGCTGGGCGGGTTGCAGGGTACGGCGGCCCAGCGGTTGATTCGCCGCGATGGCGATCGGGCTGGTATCGAGGCGCGGTTCACGGTGCAGGCGGCACTCCGCGCCTGGTTGGCAGCCCATGAGCTCCCCCTCGATGACGACCAGGAGCTGGTGGTCAGCCGCGACTGGCGTCGTCAGGACGATCGGCTCAGCAGTCGCTTCCGTGTCAATGGTGTGGTGATCAATCGGCAGCAGGTGCTGTCGTTACGACCTCTGCTGATTGATCTCACGGTGCAGGGGCAGAGTCAGCAGTTGTCCAGGCCCGGTCTGCAACGGCGCTGGTTGGATCGTCTTGGCGGGCCGGAGCTGGAGGAGCTGCTGCAGCGGGTGCGTCAGCACTGGCAGCAGTGGCGGTTGTGTTCCGAGCGGCTCGAGCAGGCCCGTGCCGATCATCAGCGTCTGCAGCACGACTGGGGCGAGCGCCAGGAGCTGCTGGCGGAACTGGAGGCCGCTGCTTTGGAGGATCCGCTCGAGATTCAGGCGCTCACGGCTGAGCAGGATCGGCTGGTGCATGGCGTTCGCCTGCAGGAGGGGTTGGCCGAATTGGTGGGTCGTCTTCAGGACGGAGCGGATCAGGCCCCTTCGGCCGTGGATCACCTGGTGGCCTGTTGCCATGAACTGCAGCAGATGGTGGCCCTGGATGGCTCGCTGCAGCCCTTGGCGGAGCGTTGCCTCGATCTTGAGGCCACCGTGCGAGATCTGATCCGGGATCTGGAGACCTACGCTGCTGCTCTGGAGAGCGATCCTGGTCGGCTCCATGCCTTGCAGGATCGTCTGGCCTTGTTGAAACGGTTGGAGCGCCGCCATGGTCAGGATCTCTCCGGCCTTTGCGAGCTCCGTGATGCCCTGCGCGAACAGCTGGAACCCGGTGGAGCGGATGGGGCCGTGCAGGCGCTGGAGCTGGAGGAACATCAGGCCCGCTTGCAGCGCGATCAGAGCAACGGCGTATTGACGGAACGCCGCCATCGGGTGGCCCGTCAGCTGGAACAGGATCTGCTGGCCCATTTGCGGCCGATGGGTCTGGCGAATGTGCGGTTTCAGGTGGCGGTGCATCCCTCAGAGCCAGGCGAGGCCGGTGCTGACGCTGTGGCGTTTCTGTTTTCCGCCAATCCCGGCCAGCCCCTTGCTCCTCTGGGTGAGGTGGCATCGGGTGGGGAGATGTCGCGTTTTCTGCTTGCGCTCAAGACCTGTCTGGCAGCCGTGGATGGCTCCAGCACCCTGCTGTTTGATGAGATCGACACGGGCGTGAGTGGTCGTGTCAGCGGGGCGATGGCCGATCTGCTCCGCACCCTGTCGCGCCACCGTCAGGTGTTCTGTGTGACCCATCAACCTCTGGTGGCGGCAGCGGCGGATCATCATTTTCGGGTGAGCAAAGCGGTGGAGAACGGCGAGACCCGCTCGCGAGTGTCCCATCTGCGGGACACTCAGGCGCGTCAGCAGGAACTGGCGGAACTGGCCGGTGGCGATCTGGGTGAGGCGCGCGCTTATGCCGCCAGCCTGCTGGAACAGCGTGCAGCCTGA
- a CDS encoding HAD family hydrolase: MGFKLLHLHLHGLFRSHELELGRDADTGGQTLYVLELARGLAARPEVEQVEVVTRLIQDRRVSSDYAQPQETIAPGATILRLPFGPRRYLRKEQLWPYLDELADQLVARLQQPQHRPDWIHAHYADAGYVGALVSRRLGIPLVFTGHSLGREKLRRLLAAGGDHKQIEQSFSISRRIDAEELALAHADLVITSTRQEAQEQYCRYGRFRADQAEVVPPGVDASRFHPRSTPAESEAVDGLLDPFLRDPSLPPLLAISRAVRRKNIPALVEAFGRSSLLRQRHNLVLVLGCREDPRQLEKQQREVFQQVFDLVDRYDLYGQVAYPKQHRRAQIPAIYRWAAQRRGLFVNPALTEPFGLTLLEAAACGMPMVATDDGGPRDILARCDNGLLVDVTDLEALQDGLERAGSDPERWRRWRDNGIEAVSRHFSWDAHVCHYLALMQRRIERAQSLSSSQPRSLLLEPRPLADRLLLLDLDSSLEQPETEALQALRQQLNAPLGSAKSSAGSLGVLTGRSLAAARQRFAELHLPQPAVWITRAGTEIVYADQQDPDPLWSERIWVDWQRQDVERALADLSAHLERQDPAEQGPFKLSFLLRQSGEAILPLVRQRLRQRRLAARPHLRCHWFLDVLPLRASRSEAIRFLSLRWQLPLERILVVASQQGDGELVRGLPATVVLADHDPSLECFRQQQRVFFASRSRLSGLLEGLQHYRFLSRR; encoded by the coding sequence ATGGGGTTCAAGCTGCTGCATCTGCATCTGCACGGTCTGTTCCGGTCCCATGAGCTTGAACTCGGGCGCGATGCCGACACCGGTGGCCAGACCCTCTACGTGCTCGAGTTGGCTCGAGGACTGGCCGCCCGTCCGGAGGTGGAGCAGGTGGAGGTGGTGACCCGCCTGATCCAGGACCGACGCGTGTCGAGCGATTACGCCCAGCCCCAGGAGACCATCGCCCCCGGCGCCACGATCCTTCGCCTCCCCTTCGGACCGCGTCGTTATCTGCGCAAGGAACAGCTCTGGCCCTATCTCGACGAGCTGGCCGATCAGCTGGTGGCTCGCCTGCAGCAGCCCCAGCATCGCCCCGACTGGATCCATGCCCATTACGCCGACGCCGGGTATGTCGGTGCCCTGGTGAGTCGCCGGCTGGGCATTCCGTTGGTGTTCACGGGCCACTCTCTCGGTCGTGAGAAGTTGCGTCGGTTGTTGGCTGCCGGTGGGGATCACAAGCAGATCGAGCAGTCGTTTTCGATCAGCCGCCGCATCGATGCGGAGGAATTGGCTCTGGCCCATGCCGATCTGGTGATCACCAGCACCCGGCAGGAGGCCCAGGAGCAGTATTGCCGCTACGGACGCTTCCGGGCCGATCAGGCGGAGGTGGTGCCGCCAGGTGTGGATGCCAGTCGTTTCCATCCCCGCTCCACTCCTGCTGAATCCGAGGCTGTGGACGGGTTGCTGGATCCTTTTCTCAGGGATCCGTCTCTGCCGCCGCTGCTGGCGATTTCCCGGGCGGTGCGACGCAAGAACATCCCCGCCCTGGTGGAAGCTTTCGGTCGTTCCTCGCTCCTGCGTCAACGCCACAACCTGGTGTTGGTGCTCGGCTGTCGTGAGGATCCGCGCCAGCTGGAGAAACAGCAGCGGGAGGTGTTTCAGCAGGTGTTCGACCTGGTGGATCGCTACGACCTCTACGGTCAGGTGGCCTATCCGAAACAGCACCGGCGCGCGCAGATTCCCGCTATTTATCGCTGGGCCGCCCAGCGGCGCGGTCTGTTCGTGAACCCGGCGCTCACCGAACCCTTCGGGCTCACCCTGCTGGAGGCCGCGGCCTGCGGCATGCCGATGGTGGCCACCGATGACGGTGGGCCCCGCGACATCCTGGCGCGTTGCGACAACGGTCTGCTCGTGGATGTGACCGATCTGGAGGCGCTTCAGGACGGTCTGGAGCGGGCCGGATCCGATCCCGAGCGCTGGCGGCGTTGGCGTGACAACGGCATTGAGGCGGTCAGCCGCCACTTCAGTTGGGATGCCCATGTCTGCCATTACCTCGCCCTGATGCAGCGCCGCATCGAGCGAGCGCAGTCGCTATCCAGCTCCCAGCCGCGTTCGCTGCTGCTGGAGCCACGGCCGCTGGCCGATCGCCTCTTGCTCCTCGACCTCGACAGCAGCCTGGAGCAACCGGAGACCGAGGCGCTCCAGGCCCTGCGTCAGCAACTCAACGCACCGCTGGGTTCCGCCAAGTCATCAGCCGGCAGTCTGGGCGTCCTGACCGGACGCTCCCTGGCGGCGGCCCGTCAGCGTTTCGCTGAACTTCACTTGCCCCAGCCGGCTGTCTGGATCACCAGGGCTGGCACGGAAATCGTCTATGCCGACCAGCAGGATCCCGACCCGCTCTGGTCGGAGCGGATCTGGGTGGATTGGCAGCGTCAGGACGTGGAGCGAGCCCTGGCTGATCTCAGCGCCCATCTGGAACGCCAGGATCCCGCCGAGCAGGGTCCGTTCAAGCTCAGTTTTCTACTGCGGCAATCAGGCGAAGCGATCCTGCCCCTGGTGCGTCAAAGGTTGCGGCAGCGGCGACTCGCCGCCCGTCCCCATCTGCGTTGCCACTGGTTTCTCGATGTGTTGCCGCTGCGGGCCTCCCGCAGTGAGGCCATCCGATTTCTCTCCCTGCGCTGGCAGCTTCCACTCGAGCGGATTCTTGTGGTGGCCAGCCAGCAGGGGGACGGGGAACTGGTGCGCGGCCTTCCTGCCACGGTGGTTCTCGCCGACCACGATCCCAGCCTGGAGTGTTTCCGTCAGCAGCAGCGGGTGTTCTTCGCCAGCCGTTCGCGCCTGTCCGGCCTGCTGGAGGGATTGCAGCACTACCGCTTTCTATCGCGCCGTTAG
- a CDS encoding alpha/beta fold hydrolase, producing the protein MTIPLPQRLVAAAVAFGSAWWIPGLTATPAAAVQQLDLRLPVMEMTIQLEIGASRTAADLIRANADLQELDQAGDGAVQRLLEQLLTAPLPDQITGVVQQSLGQPLFEQALLAASELVEVEGLPLEGRGPVIAAALDAAYRAGEPHLLGLLRQVPGERITLNLQALAAYAQRLQNNQDEARRLLRQATAATPASASIGSLDPSAWRRQELTLPVSHRSEPLTLITYQPQRSANGRLVVISHGLWDDPASFEGWARLLVMNGYTVVLPRHPGSDSAQQKAMLMGDQPPPGPEEMRWRPLDVSAVLDGVAAGRLLPGSGVTPSQVAVVGHSWGATAALQLGGLNTTSSTLKARCNDPADPERNLSWVLQCSWLEGSDQGSLADPRVQAVVAVSPPLKLLFDQSRVGEAQARTLIVSGTSDWVVPPDPEAVSPLRQAGIGPLGHRLVLVEGGDHFNLRAPAAAASPAVLGPLILAWVNQQLAVPAAITFQGGGWGNPEHALVDVTPSLSTPR; encoded by the coding sequence ATGACCATCCCTTTGCCGCAGCGGCTCGTTGCTGCAGCCGTTGCCTTCGGCAGTGCCTGGTGGATCCCAGGCCTCACCGCCACTCCCGCTGCAGCGGTGCAGCAGCTGGATCTGCGTCTGCCGGTGATGGAGATGACCATCCAGCTGGAGATCGGTGCATCGCGCACGGCCGCCGATTTGATTCGCGCCAATGCCGACCTTCAGGAGCTCGACCAGGCCGGTGATGGTGCGGTGCAGCGCCTGCTTGAGCAGTTGCTCACAGCTCCATTACCTGATCAGATCACCGGGGTGGTTCAGCAGTCGTTGGGTCAGCCTTTGTTCGAACAGGCCTTGCTGGCCGCTTCCGAACTGGTGGAGGTGGAGGGCCTGCCGCTCGAGGGGCGCGGGCCCGTGATTGCGGCAGCGCTGGATGCGGCCTACCGCGCCGGTGAACCCCACCTTCTCGGCTTGTTGCGCCAGGTTCCCGGGGAGCGCATCACGCTCAATCTCCAGGCGCTTGCGGCCTATGCCCAGCGGCTCCAGAACAATCAGGATGAGGCCAGGCGCCTGTTGCGTCAGGCCACTGCCGCCACGCCCGCGTCGGCATCGATCGGCAGCCTCGACCCATCGGCTTGGCGGCGGCAGGAGCTGACGCTGCCTGTGTCGCATCGGTCTGAGCCCCTCACCCTGATCACCTATCAGCCCCAGCGTTCCGCCAATGGGCGTCTGGTGGTGATCTCCCATGGCCTCTGGGACGATCCCGCCAGCTTTGAGGGTTGGGCTCGCCTGCTGGTGATGAACGGTTACACCGTGGTGCTGCCCAGACATCCGGGCAGTGATTCCGCTCAGCAAAAGGCGATGTTGATGGGTGATCAGCCGCCGCCGGGACCGGAAGAAATGCGTTGGCGTCCGTTGGATGTGAGCGCGGTGCTGGATGGTGTGGCAGCTGGCCGACTGTTGCCAGGCTCCGGGGTGACCCCATCCCAGGTGGCGGTTGTGGGCCATTCCTGGGGTGCCACAGCGGCTCTGCAGCTGGGTGGACTGAACACCACGAGCAGCACATTGAAAGCCCGCTGCAACGACCCCGCCGATCCCGAGCGGAATCTCAGTTGGGTGTTGCAGTGCAGTTGGCTCGAGGGTTCGGATCAGGGATCGCTTGCCGATCCGCGTGTGCAGGCTGTGGTGGCGGTGAGCCCACCGCTGAAGCTGTTGTTCGATCAGAGCCGTGTTGGTGAAGCCCAGGCCCGCACCCTGATCGTCAGCGGCACCAGCGATTGGGTTGTTCCTCCGGATCCCGAAGCGGTGAGCCCGCTGCGCCAGGCCGGGATTGGCCCCTTGGGCCATCGCCTTGTGCTGGTGGAGGGTGGAGATCACTTCAACCTGCGCGCCCCAGCCGCTGCAGCCTCTCCCGCCGTACTCGGACCCCTGATTCTGGCCTGGGTGAATCAACAGCTGGCTGTTCCTGCCGCCATCACCTTTCAGGGCGGTGGCTGGGGCAACCCTGAGCATGCCCTGGTGGATGTGACCCCCTCGTTGTCGACACCCCGTTAA